The DNA region CGGTTCTGGTTGTATATACTTTGATGTCCGTATTTTTAAGCAGTTCATTAAGCTTCAAAGCAATAGACAAATTGGCTTCTTTTTCAATAACTCCATTCCCTGAAGCTCCCGGATCTTTTCCGCCATGGCCTGCATCTAAAACAATAATCTTTCTATACTTTTGGCTTGGCTTCACAATGGAAATGATAATGTATTCTGAATTCTCACTCACATTATATGAAAAAATACTTTTTTCATTAAAAGTAAGTTCTGTTTTCCCTTCGCTGTTTTTCCCAATCTGAATGGAATCGATTTTGCCATCCCCTATATGGAAAGTACCATAACCATATGTCGAAGAATAATCTCCAGGCAAAATAAGCTTATACACTTTATTAATGTAATCATCTTTATGAACAATGCTGTTAATGTTGAAAGCCTGTGAAGGTTTCTTTAACAGAACCAACGTACTGTCTCCATTACTGTACTGGATATTTTTATAGGTTGGGGTAAGAATTTGAACCGATATCCCGTCACTTCCCACTTGAGATAGGATGTACTCTGGCTGCCCGTTTAAATCCAGTACAATTCTATAGGTATTGGAATCATACTGCGCTGTTCTGATTCCCGTTACATATTGACCTTGTACAGATTTTTCAATGGATTGTAAAGCTGCTTCCGAATAAGGAAGATCGATGACTAGCCTGTTGGGATTGGTCAGGCGGAATACATTAGCCGCAGGACTTGTATTGCCGTAGATCGTCAATAGATCTCCGCTTGTATTTTGGCTTAATTCTACTTTCTTTATGATGGACTTCCTAAGTTGCACAATGACACTCATTCTGTCAGATGCCATAGTGATATCGTAAGATGCTGGAGTCTTTAAATCAAATACTACTCTTACAGTTTTCGGATTGGAACTGTATTGACTGGACCTTATAGATTTAACAAAGGGGTTGTTGGATACTTCTATATTGGTGTCCGAAACCTTTAAGTTTGCATTGATAATATCTACAACTATTCTACTATTGTCTAAAAGCATATCTTCAATTGAAGTAATGGGCGAACTTGCCGATATTTTAAACTGATATAATCCACTGGACGCATCTAAGGCTTTAACAGCCACGATATCGGTCGTAGGATTGGAAACACTCGTAATTGGAAGAGCTGGTGAAGTATCAGCTATATCTTCATCAGACTCCAAAATGATTGGGTTGAATGCCAACTGAGTCGGAAGATTCGAAACATTCGTTGAAGGAATTGTATACCCTGGCTCTTGAACATCTACTTTGTTTTCTGATTTATTCTCATCTGTTTTATTTCCTGCCTGATTGCCAACATTTTGATTTTCCCCGCCATTTTGAGGCGCATCAATCTTTATTTCCCGGGCAGCTTCCGACCATTGCACATTAAATCCTATTGTTTCAGCAACAAATCGAACTGGGATCATAACTTTATCATTAATAATTTTGGGTGGCATGGGAATATTCTTACTTTCCCCATTCACCCAGGCCTGATTGCTGTTGATCTTAAGAATGACCAATGTATCATCCATGCCAATATAAACTTCTTTTGCTGCAGCTTTCCATTCTACAACAGCATTCATTGCCTCAAAAACTTCTCTGGTAGGTACCAGTGTATTTCCATTAAAAATAATGGGAGGCATCACCGATTGGACTTCTTTTCCTTTTACAATTAATTTAATGGGCGCTTCGTTATAGATATGAAGTTGCCCATCATAATTCAACGCCAATGCGTCTGCATAAACATTATGTACCATTGATAAATTTAAGAAAAATGCCAATCCTAATATAAACGTTATATATCTGAAAAACTTCATTATTCTACCTCCATACTCTTTTTAGTCTTCCTTAATTGTCATACTGATTTTACCATATAAAAATTATATCAGAATTTGATGGTTGATAAAAGCATATCAGTAATTTGAAATAATCTTGTAATATTTAAATATTTCCAAGTAATCTTTGTCGAATTTTTTTCTCTCTTTTCTGGGCAAACTATATGGGGAGGTGTCTCATATGAGTGATATAAATTGCACGCATCAATGCCGTCATCAGCTCGATGGAAAATGTACATTGGACAGAACAACCAGTGTATCTCAATGCATTGATGACGATTTCTCAATTGATTGTCCTTATTTTGAGACTTCTCTTAAGGAAGAATACTCCCATCCCAAAGAATATCTTAAATAAAAAAGGAACAGATTGAAGATCATCTGTTCCTTTAGGACTAAGGAAGAAATTTTAAAAATTCTTCTTCTGTGATAATCGGAATACCCAATTCTTTTGCCTTTTTATTCTTCGAAGAATTGGAGTGAATATCATTATTAATTAAATAATCCGTATTACCCGTTACTGTTCCTGTCACTTTTCCTCCCAGGGATTCTATTTTTTCTTTTAATTCTTTTCTGTTTTTAAAGTGTTCCACACTCCCTGTGATTACAAAAGTTTTGCCTGCCAGAACTTGGACATTATCATCTTTTTGCTTTTCTTTGATCCTTAATACACTTTGCAACTTCTTAACTCGCTCTTTATTCTCCTCCTGACTAAAGTAACTGAATATGGAATGGGCAATCACTCCTCCAAATCCTTCGATCTCCATGAGATCTTCCATCGTACATTGAAGGATTCTGTCTAAGTCATACTGATAATGTTTGCATAATAACTTGGCATTGCTTAAACCTACATGATTTAAGCCCAGAGCATATATAAAATTAGGCAGTTCAACATCTTTTGATTTCTCTATGGAATGGATCAGATTATTATAGGACTTTTCTCCGAATCCTTCCATATTCTTTATTTCCTCTTCATAATTATGTAAATAATAGATATCAATAAAGACTTTTATGAAACCTTTGGCAACGAACTTTTCAAGGGTTGCTTCTGAAAGGCCTTCAATATTCATAGCATCTCTGGAAACAAAATGGGTCAGAGCTTTAATTCTTTGGGCACTGCAGTTAGGATTGGTACAGTATAGGGCTTTACCTTCTCTAAGCTGCCTTATTTCCGTTTCTCCTTTGCATACAGGGCATTCCCTGGGTATTTCAATATTATTGCTTCTGGTTAAATTCTCCGCAATCTGAGGAATGATCATATTGGCCTTATATACCTTTATGGTATCCCCAATACCCAACTGAAGTTCTTCCAAAATGCTTAAATTATGTACACTGGCACGATTTACTGTTGTTCCTTCCAGTTCCACACTTTCAAATACAGCCACAGGATTAATCAATCCGGTTCTGGAGGTATTCCACTGAATATATAAGAGTTTGGTTTCCTTCATTTCATCTTTCCATTTGAACGCAATAGAGTCTCTTGGAAACTTAGCCGTGGTTCCTAAGGATTCAGAGTAAGATATACTGTCATAGGTAAGAACTAAACCATCCGAGCCAAAATCGTTTAATGGAATGTTCTTTTCAAATTCATAAACTTTTTCTTCAATATTTCCCCTATCTACCAGTTTATGTTCCACAACATCAAACCCCATGGCTTCCAGCCATTTTAATTGATTTAACTTGGAATCTCCAAAGTCTTTCCCCTCTGCAGTAACAAGGCTAAAAGCAAAAAAGTAAACATTTCTTTTGGCCGTAACTTCATTGTTCAGCTGCCTTACACTGCCGCTGCATAAATTCCGGGGATTCTTGTATTGTTCTTCTGGAGAAAGCTTTTCATTGATTTTTTCAAAGTCAGAATACTTAATCACTGCTTCTCCCCTTAAAATCAATTCCTCTTTAAAAGGAATCTGCAGAGGAATATTTTTAAATACCTTTGCATTATTCGTTACGTCTTCGCCTATTTCACCGTTCCCCCTGGTGACTGCCTGCTGCAAATGCCCTTCCCTATAGGTAAGAACAATAGTAAGACCGTCCAATTTCCAGGAAAGAATCCCTTTCTGATTCCCTAAGAAGCTCTTTAACTTGGAAATGTCCTTCGTCTTGTCCAGGGATAACATCCTTTGATTATGTCTTACTTTTGGAAGACTGCTAAGGAGTGCATACCCTACCTTCTGAGTAGGACTATCCGCCAATACAATGCCGGTTTCTTTCTCTAATCTTTCCAATTCATCATAGAGAGCATCATATTCCTGATTGGACATGATTTCTCTATCTTCCTGATAATACGCTTTAGACGCCTCGTTTAGAATACGAATCAATTCTTTCATTCTTTTCATACTTTCCATATTCTTTCTCCTTATATAAAGCATTCTTATGTAGTGAGCATCATAAATATATTGTATTCTTCTATGATACAACAATATATAAAAAAAATACAGACTCCCTGGTCTGTATTTTTATTTGCTGATTAATTTTCTCTCCATGTCATTAAGAAAACGAATTTTGTTTTGGGTCATGGCGGTATACTGCTCCTGCGTTATCTTCCCGTTATCCAGAAGCTTCCCGGCAAATTCAATAAACTTCTTTGTAACTTCAATTAATCTCACAATTTCAGGACTATTTTCGTTCTTCATGACATCCCACTTTCCTGGTTAATATTGTCTCTATAGAGAAAATCGGAATCATTCATTGAATCGATTAACTGAATGCATTATAACATAATTTACTTTTTATTACAATTTTTCCATGAGTTTAAATTTGCCAAAATAATTAAATAAATGCATTTATCTTTGATTATCTTTATTTTTTATAGAATTACTTCGATTTATTCCACTTTTTATAAATTAATTTTATTGAACCAGCTTCAATTTCGCTAGTCTGGCCATTAATTTTTTGCTTCCAAATTTAGGGAATAATACTGTAACTTCATAATCCGCTCCTGCATAGCGAATATCTTCCACCGTTCCTACTCCAAACTTTATATGTTTCACTAAATCTCCGCATCCAAATTCCAGAGGAGAATTGTCAGAAGAACTATTGGCGTTGTTTGATACAGCACCCTGATAAGGTGTATAAGTATGCAGTACTTTATTCTTTGGTCTTATTCCAGCTAAAGGATCCGTTGCCTTTTTGGCTTTGCTTCCGACGGCAATCAGTTCTTGGGGAAGTTCGGAAATAAATCTAGAAGCCCTGTTATATTGTGTAAGCCCCCTGAGCATCCTGGACTTGGCATAACATAAATAAAGTTTTTGCCTTGCCCTTGTAATACCTACATAGCACAATCTTCTTTCTTCTTCAACTGCATCTTCATTTTCGGATACAACACTCATATAACTGGGGAAGATACCTTCTTCCATACCGGTAATAAAAACATAAGGAAATTCCAACCCTTTTGCACTATGAAGGGTCATTAATACTACTGCATTATTTTCTGCATCATAGTTATCAATATCCGCCACAAGAGAAACTTCCTCCAAAAATCCTTCAAGACTTGGTTCTTCTGCATTTTGATCATAATCTGCTGCTTTAGATATCAATTCTTTGATGTTTTGTATTCTTTCTTTTGACTCTTCTGTATTTTCTTCTTCCAGCTCTTTTAAATAACCTGTGCGTTCCAGTACATTCTCAATAAGTTCCATAACGGTTCCCAGCTGGGATTGCGCTTGCAAAACTCCAATTAAATCTGCAAACTTTTTTAACTTTGATGCTGCTCGTCCAAATTGTGATACGATTTCATCCTCTCTGATCACATCAAAAAAACTCATATCATAATTTGAAGCAACTTCTTCTACTTTACCAATGGTTGTATCTCCAATACCCCTCTTGGGTACATTAATAATTCTCTTTAAAGATAAATCATCCGAAGGGTTTAAAATCACTCTTAAATATCCCAATAAATCTTTGATTTCTTTTCTCTCGTAGAATCTGACACCCCCAAGCAGTCGATAAGGGATTCCATGTTTTATAAAGTGTTCTTCTACTACACGGGATTGAGCGTTGGTGCGATAGAGCACAGCAAAATCCTTATATTCTTTTCCTCTTTTTTCGATTTGCTTTACAATTTCATTTGCAACAAACTCTGCTTCCTCATGTTCATTTTCCGTTTCACGAACATCTATTAAATCTCCCTGCTCATTTTCCGTCCAAAGCGCCTTTGCTTTTCTTCCATAATTATTCTTAATCACTGCATTGGCTGCATCCAATATTACCTTGGTAGAACGGTAATTTTGCTCCAGTTTAATGACCTTTGCGTTTTTAAAGTCTTTTTCAAAGTCCAGTATATTTCTTATGTTTGCCCCTCTCCAGCCGTAAATACTCTGGTCATCATCTCCTACAACGCAAAGATTTTCGTGCTTTGAGGCCAATAATCTTACCAATCTGTACTGGGCAGTATTGGTATCCTGATACTCATCTACCATGATGTATTCAAATCTGTTTTGATAATGTTCCAAGACATCTGGATGGTAAATAAATAATTCTACGGTTTTAAAAATAATGTCATCAAAGTCCAAGGCGTTATTTCCTGCTAATTTTTTCTGATAAAGGGTATAAATATGGGCTAATTTTTCTTTTCTGAAATCCCCTGCACTATTTTTTTCATACTCACTGGCAGAAATCAACTCATTTTTTTGATTGCTGATTTCTCCCAGCACATAATTCACAGGATAATTTTTCTCATTGTAATTTAATTCTTTCAGGCATTCTTTAATCAGTGCCTTCTGGTCTGCCGTATCATAAATAGTAAAAGAACGGCTATAGCCGATCTTATCTATATCTCTTCTAAGAATTTTTACACAGGCTGAATGGAATGTACTTACCCAAATTTCTTCAGCTCCTTTTCCAACCAGCTGATCCACTCTTTCTCTCATTTCCTTAGCAGCTTTATTTGTAAATGTAATTGCAAGAATCTTCCATGGAAGAACATTTTTCTCTTGAATAAGATAAGCAATTCTATGGGTTAGTACTCTTGTTTTTCCAGAACCTGCTCCTGCCAGAATCAATACCGGCCCTTCTGTCTGCAGTACCGCTTCTTTTTGTTTTGGATTCAAACCCTCTACTAAATTCATACCTATTCTCCTTTTTTCTTTTCTAAACAAAAACCTTTCCAACAAAATGTGGAAAGGGTTTATAATTTATTATTTTTTTCTAATCGATCAAGTACCATATTATATCCATCTGAGCCATAAGTCAATGCCCTGTTGACTCTGCTGATAGTTGCTGTTGAAGCTCCCGTTTTCTCAGTAATCTCCGAATACGTTTTACGTTGTCTTAGCATCTTTGCCACTTCTAATCTTTGTGCCAGGGATTTAATCTCATGAATGGTACATATATCTTCAAAAAATGAATAGCATTCATCTATATTTTCAAGCAGTAAAATCGCCTCGAAAAGATGGTCCGTAGCATCATCTTTAATTTTTGAATTCATTGGAGTACTCCTTTCCAACTTTATCATACCAGTTCTTTAATATTGTATAGTATGAAAGGAGCACAAGTCAAGCTAAAAAACCTTTTAGCAATGCCACAGATGTATTCACAATCAAATGTTCCGGTATTTCCATTCCTTCAATAAGTTTTTCAATGTGTTCAAAATTTCCAACTTCATAAGATATATGCGCATCACTTCCAAAAACAAACGGCATATCCATCCTAATGCATTCATTAATAATTGCCCGGACTGTATCAGAACCTCCTGCTCTAAAACTGTCTGGCTTTAAGGAACTGTTATTGATCTCAAGAAGTGTACCATATTCTTTAGCCGCCTCAACGACAGCTTTAATATCTATAGGATACCTCGGATCCCCTGGATGTCCAATAATATCTATATGGGGATTTTGCATCACTTTAATCAATGCATTCGTATTTTCCTGGATGCTTCCAGGTTTTATGCATGGAGGATGGAAACTGGCTATAACCATATCAAGATTTTCCAATGTTTCTTCCTCCAGATCTACATGGCCTTCAAAATCTAAAATATTAACTTCTGCTCCCCTTAAAATTTCTACGCCATAGATCTTTTTGGGAATTACAATCAAATTATGAAAATGAAACAGATGGGCGCCGCCGGGAAGCGTTGCGGCATGGT from Defluviitalea raffinosedens includes:
- the pcrA gene encoding DNA helicase PcrA, whose translation is MNLVEGLNPKQKEAVLQTEGPVLILAGAGSGKTRVLTHRIAYLIQEKNVLPWKILAITFTNKAAKEMRERVDQLVGKGAEEIWVSTFHSACVKILRRDIDKIGYSRSFTIYDTADQKALIKECLKELNYNEKNYPVNYVLGEISNQKNELISASEYEKNSAGDFRKEKLAHIYTLYQKKLAGNNALDFDDIIFKTVELFIYHPDVLEHYQNRFEYIMVDEYQDTNTAQYRLVRLLASKHENLCVVGDDDQSIYGWRGANIRNILDFEKDFKNAKVIKLEQNYRSTKVILDAANAVIKNNYGRKAKALWTENEQGDLIDVRETENEHEEAEFVANEIVKQIEKRGKEYKDFAVLYRTNAQSRVVEEHFIKHGIPYRLLGGVRFYERKEIKDLLGYLRVILNPSDDLSLKRIINVPKRGIGDTTIGKVEEVASNYDMSFFDVIREDEIVSQFGRAASKLKKFADLIGVLQAQSQLGTVMELIENVLERTGYLKELEEENTEESKERIQNIKELISKAADYDQNAEEPSLEGFLEEVSLVADIDNYDAENNAVVLMTLHSAKGLEFPYVFITGMEEGIFPSYMSVVSENEDAVEEERRLCYVGITRARQKLYLCYAKSRMLRGLTQYNRASRFISELPQELIAVGSKAKKATDPLAGIRPKNKVLHTYTPYQGAVSNNANSSSDNSPLEFGCGDLVKHIKFGVGTVEDIRYAGADYEVTVLFPKFGSKKLMARLAKLKLVQ
- a CDS encoding YerC/YecD family TrpR-related protein — encoded protein: MNSKIKDDATDHLFEAILLLENIDECYSFFEDICTIHEIKSLAQRLEVAKMLRQRKTYSEITEKTGASTATISRVNRALTYGSDGYNMVLDRLEKNNKL
- the ligA gene encoding NAD-dependent DNA ligase LigA; this encodes MESMKRMKELIRILNEASKAYYQEDREIMSNQEYDALYDELERLEKETGIVLADSPTQKVGYALLSSLPKVRHNQRMLSLDKTKDISKLKSFLGNQKGILSWKLDGLTIVLTYREGHLQQAVTRGNGEIGEDVTNNAKVFKNIPLQIPFKEELILRGEAVIKYSDFEKINEKLSPEEQYKNPRNLCSGSVRQLNNEVTAKRNVYFFAFSLVTAEGKDFGDSKLNQLKWLEAMGFDVVEHKLVDRGNIEEKVYEFEKNIPLNDFGSDGLVLTYDSISYSESLGTTAKFPRDSIAFKWKDEMKETKLLYIQWNTSRTGLINPVAVFESVELEGTTVNRASVHNLSILEELQLGIGDTIKVYKANMIIPQIAENLTRSNNIEIPRECPVCKGETEIRQLREGKALYCTNPNCSAQRIKALTHFVSRDAMNIEGLSEATLEKFVAKGFIKVFIDIYYLHNYEEEIKNMEGFGEKSYNNLIHSIEKSKDVELPNFIYALGLNHVGLSNAKLLCKHYQYDLDRILQCTMEDLMEIEGFGGVIAHSIFSYFSQEENKERVKKLQSVLRIKEKQKDDNVQVLAGKTFVITGSVEHFKNRKELKEKIESLGGKVTGTVTGNTDYLINNDIHSNSSKNKKAKELGIPIITEEEFLKFLP
- a CDS encoding N-acetylmuramoyl-L-alanine amidase family protein; the encoded protein is MKFFRYITFILGLAFFLNLSMVHNVYADALALNYDGQLHIYNEAPIKLIVKGKEVQSVMPPIIFNGNTLVPTREVFEAMNAVVEWKAAAKEVYIGMDDTLVILKINSNQAWVNGESKNIPMPPKIINDKVMIPVRFVAETIGFNVQWSEAAREIKIDAPQNGGENQNVGNQAGNKTDENKSENKVDVQEPGYTIPSTNVSNLPTQLAFNPIILESDEDIADTSPALPITSVSNPTTDIVAVKALDASSGLYQFKISASSPITSIEDMLLDNSRIVVDIINANLKVSDTNIEVSNNPFVKSIRSSQYSSNPKTVRVVFDLKTPASYDITMASDRMSVIVQLRKSIIKKVELSQNTSGDLLTIYGNTSPAANVFRLTNPNRLVIDLPYSEAALQSIEKSVQGQYVTGIRTAQYDSNTYRIVLDLNGQPEYILSQVGSDGISVQILTPTYKNIQYSNGDSTLVLLKKPSQAFNINSIVHKDDYINKVYKLILPGDYSSTYGYGTFHIGDGKIDSIQIGKNSEGKTELTFNEKSIFSYNVSENSEYIIISIVKPSQKYRKIIVLDAGHGGKDPGASGNGVIEKEANLSIALKLNELLKNTDIKVYTTRTADTYPTLQERAALANEVEADIFLSIHNNSFNGQHRGTEVLYFPTSNDQGPGLTGKKMAQIFQNALVKKLGTKDRGIKARSELYVLKNTKMPAVITEIAFVDHKEDAALLKSDDFRQKTAQALYEAILTIFEQYPTNR
- a CDS encoding phosphatase; translated protein: MKYVLDTHCHTVASGHAYSTVQENAKEAANKGLELIAITDHAATLPGGAHLFHFHNLIVIPKKIYGVEILRGAEVNILDFEGHVDLEEETLENLDMVIASFHPPCIKPGSIQENTNALIKVMQNPHIDIIGHPGDPRYPIDIKAVVEAAKEYGTLLEINNSSLKPDSFRAGGSDTVRAIINECIRMDMPFVFGSDAHISYEVGNFEHIEKLIEGMEIPEHLIVNTSVALLKGFLA